A genomic stretch from Limnohabitans sp. includes:
- the rapZ gene encoding RNase adapter RapZ — translation MSMDIILITGMSGSGKSVALHALEDAGYYCVDNLPPELLIPFVKLEEQHQERRLAIAIDVRSAYSLHLMPEQMGLLSNMGMTVKSVFLDANSDTLQRRYSESRRKHPLSGGNKPQSDKALIETIGFERELLADLRDRAHIIDTSLLRSAQLQTYIKTLVSAPSAQLTLVFESFGFKRGIPTDADYVFDVRMLPNPHYESALRPLTGRDEPVQAYLRQSEAFLQMQMQIEGFLMHWVPAIERDHRSYVTVAIGCTGGQHRSVFMVEQLAQSFGARWLTLKRHRELDAV, via the coding sequence CTGAGCATGGACATCATCCTCATCACCGGCATGTCCGGCTCTGGCAAATCGGTGGCGCTGCACGCCCTGGAAGACGCGGGTTATTACTGCGTGGACAACCTGCCGCCTGAGTTGCTGATTCCATTCGTCAAGCTCGAAGAGCAACACCAAGAGCGGCGTCTGGCGATTGCCATCGATGTGCGCAGCGCCTATTCTTTGCACCTGATGCCTGAGCAAATGGGTTTGCTGAGCAACATGGGCATGACGGTGAAGTCGGTTTTTCTGGACGCGAACTCCGACACGCTGCAGCGCCGATATTCTGAATCGCGGCGCAAACACCCTTTGTCGGGCGGCAACAAACCCCAAAGCGACAAAGCCTTGATTGAAACCATTGGTTTCGAGCGTGAATTGCTGGCCGACTTGCGCGATCGTGCACACATCATCGACACCAGCTTGCTGCGATCGGCACAGCTTCAAACCTACATCAAGACCTTGGTCAGCGCCCCTTCAGCCCAGCTGACCTTGGTGTTTGAATCGTTTGGCTTCAAACGCGGCATTCCCACAGATGCCGACTATGTGTTTGACGTGCGCATGTTGCCCAACCCCCATTACGAGAGCGCGCTACGCCCTTTGACGGGACGGGACGAGCCGGTGCAGGCCTATTTGCGCCAGTCCGAAGCGTTCTTGCAGATGCAAATGCAGATCGAGGGGTTCCTCATGCACTGGGTTCCAGCCATCGAACGCGACCACCGCAGCTACGTGACGGTGGCCATCGGCTGCACTGGGGGGCAGCACCGCTCGGTGTTCATGGTCGAGCAGTTGGCACAAAGCTTTGGCGCACGCTGGCTCACACTCAAACGGCACCGAGAACTCGACGCAGTCTAA
- the mutY gene encoding A/G-specific adenine glycosylase: MPETLIAWADDFAHLMVDWQRQHGRQSLPWQNTQDPYRVWLSEIMLQQTQVKTVLDYFPRFLGRFPDVAALAAAHQDDVLALWSGLGYYSRARNLHKCAQEVMGRFGGAFPRLAEDLQTLPGIGRSTAAAIAAFCFQERVAILDGNVKRVLTRVLGYAEDLAVTKNEKALWALAQELLPARNTDMPRYTQALMDLGATVCLPRKTQCEICPVSAVCQAQALGEPLAFPVKTRKLKRRSVTLWLLWAVNSQGQVWLQRRPSTGIWAGLFSLPVFESEADLLAAWVQGAQPQYIEPWKHVLTHRDLHLHPVRMTSTALQVPACEGQWVDASAWPEMGLPAPIRLLLAAK, encoded by the coding sequence CCCTGGCAAAACACGCAAGATCCTTACCGTGTCTGGTTGTCCGAGATCATGCTGCAACAAACGCAGGTGAAGACGGTGCTCGATTACTTTCCACGGTTTTTGGGGCGCTTTCCCGATGTGGCCGCCTTGGCTGCCGCGCACCAAGACGATGTGCTGGCGCTGTGGAGCGGCTTGGGCTATTACAGCCGGGCTCGCAACCTGCACAAGTGCGCTCAAGAGGTGATGGGGCGCTTTGGCGGAGCCTTTCCGCGCCTTGCTGAAGATCTGCAAACCCTGCCCGGCATTGGTCGATCGACGGCTGCTGCAATTGCCGCTTTTTGCTTTCAGGAGCGGGTGGCCATTCTGGACGGCAACGTCAAACGCGTGTTGACCCGCGTACTGGGCTATGCAGAGGATTTGGCTGTGACCAAAAACGAAAAGGCTTTGTGGGCCTTGGCGCAAGAGCTTTTGCCCGCGCGGAACACTGACATGCCCCGCTACACCCAAGCGCTGATGGATTTGGGGGCCACTGTGTGTTTACCGCGCAAGACACAGTGCGAGATCTGCCCTGTGAGCGCCGTGTGCCAGGCCCAAGCGCTGGGTGAGCCATTGGCCTTTCCCGTCAAAACCCGCAAACTCAAGCGCCGCAGCGTCACGCTCTGGCTCTTGTGGGCCGTCAATTCGCAGGGTCAGGTCTGGCTCCAAAGGCGGCCAAGCACAGGCATCTGGGCCGGTTTGTTCAGCTTGCCGGTTTTTGAGTCAGAAGCGGACTTGCTGGCCGCATGGGTGCAGGGCGCGCAGCCGCAATACATCGAGCCCTGGAAGCATGTGCTGACGCATCGCGACCTGCACCTGCACCCGGTGCGGATGACGAGCACAGCTTTGCAGGTCCCAGCTTGTGAAGGCCAATGGGTGGATGCCAGTGCGTGGCCTGAGATGGGGTTGCCTGCGCCGATACGGCTGTTATTGGCGGCCAAGTAA